One window of the Streptomyces sp. ITFR-21 genome contains the following:
- the sbnA gene encoding 2,3-diaminopropionate biosynthesis protein SbnA, which translates to METTLIADHVYDLIQDDVFLRVSGVGALQDFYLKVEGLNPGGSIKMKTARSLIQAAEYTRRDLSGLRLIESTSGNLGIALATICAAKGYRLTCVTDPNSNPAALAIMRALGAEVVTVTRRDANGGFLGTRVAYIERRLSTEPDLHWLNQYENPSNPAAHEQTTGPAVLKAFGRVDYLFLGVGTGGTLMGSVDYFRRRSPRTRIVGVDAEGSVNFAPIAAARHIPGLGTSKRPPLLDQQVPDDVVLVPEWETVRECRWLARHTGLLAGGSTGTVLAAVRRLAEAIPQDATVVAIAPDMGERYLDSVYDDGWVADHGLDRARPAGNDPLEEELHVLV; encoded by the coding sequence ATGGAGACGACGTTGATCGCCGATCATGTTTACGATCTGATTCAGGACGACGTGTTCCTCCGGGTTTCCGGCGTCGGCGCCTTGCAGGACTTCTATCTCAAGGTCGAGGGTCTGAACCCGGGCGGCTCGATCAAGATGAAAACCGCGCGCAGCCTGATCCAGGCGGCGGAGTACACCCGCAGGGACCTGTCCGGGCTGCGGCTGATCGAGTCGACGTCGGGGAACCTCGGTATCGCGCTCGCCACGATCTGCGCGGCGAAGGGCTACCGGCTCACCTGTGTCACGGACCCGAACTCCAACCCGGCGGCGCTGGCCATCATGCGGGCGCTCGGCGCCGAGGTGGTGACGGTCACCCGGAGGGACGCCAACGGCGGCTTTCTCGGCACCCGGGTCGCGTACATCGAGCGGCGGCTGTCCACCGAACCGGACCTGCACTGGCTCAACCAGTACGAGAACCCGAGCAATCCGGCCGCGCACGAGCAGACGACCGGACCCGCGGTGCTCAAGGCGTTCGGCCGGGTCGACTACCTGTTCCTCGGGGTGGGCACCGGCGGCACCCTGATGGGCAGCGTCGACTACTTCCGGCGCCGCAGCCCGCGGACACGCATCGTCGGGGTGGACGCCGAGGGCTCGGTGAACTTCGCGCCGATCGCCGCCGCCCGGCACATCCCGGGGCTCGGCACCAGCAAACGGCCGCCGCTGCTGGACCAGCAGGTGCCCGACGACGTCGTCCTGGTGCCGGAGTGGGAGACGGTACGCGAATGCCGCTGGCTGGCCCGGCACACCGGGCTGCTCGCCGGTGGCTCGACCGGCACCGTGCTGGCGGCCGTCCGCCGGCTGGCCGAGGCCATCCCGCAGGACGCCACCGTCGTGGCCATCGCCCCGGACATGGGTGAGCGCTATCTCGACTCCGTCTACGACGACGGCTGGGTGGCCGACCACGGTCTGGACCGGGCGCGCCCCGCCGGAAACGACCCTCTGGAGGAGGAACTGCATGTTCTCGTTTGA